A stretch of the Tautonia marina genome encodes the following:
- a CDS encoding flotillin family protein, with amino-acid sequence MTLLTSFLIAQGTDLAVNNWWVIGVVLFAIALFSIVTTALRCYKRCPSNKILVKWGAGSGKQAAKCVQGGGELVFPIFQDYDYLSLEPIQIEIPLRGALSFENIRVNVPSVFTVAIGSDPQVQQNAAIRLLGLSREQVSSQASDIIFGQLRQVIASMTIEDINRDREKFLENIQLSLEPELNKIGLVLINVNITDLTDDSGYIEAIGRKAASTAVNQAEIDVAEQQKKGSIGVARAEQEQAVEVANAQKFREIGTKTAERDRTLEVAELNRTQQVGVETARFQQEASVKQAERDMRIQLADADAQAISGENSAKAKVAASNAELNVKQAEAYQIGETRKREAEAAVAEAQYRAQAKAALAEAEKVEAEQRAKLEAQAKAEKARIIVDAEAAAERRRLEARAEADAIFAQLEAEARGQYEQLAKKAEGLKAIVDACGGPQAAFQMLMLEHLDKLSETAAQAISNIKFDKVVVWDSGANGHNGDGSGTGATAGFLRNMAHTLPPMLQIMQEIGGVKMPDYFGQVVNSDSDRPDEAGAANGTAPEPAGASAGSPSSSSSGTEARGNRSGSGSKGSGGNRPQKG; translated from the coding sequence ATGACGCTGCTGACTTCGTTCCTCATCGCTCAGGGCACCGACCTGGCGGTGAACAACTGGTGGGTGATCGGTGTTGTTCTGTTTGCGATCGCTCTGTTTAGCATCGTGACGACGGCGCTCCGCTGCTACAAGCGGTGCCCGTCGAACAAGATCCTGGTGAAGTGGGGCGCCGGCTCGGGCAAGCAGGCCGCCAAGTGCGTGCAAGGCGGCGGCGAGCTGGTCTTCCCGATCTTCCAGGATTACGACTACCTGAGCCTCGAACCGATCCAGATCGAGATCCCGCTCCGCGGCGCCCTGTCGTTCGAGAACATCCGGGTCAACGTGCCGAGCGTCTTCACCGTGGCCATCGGCTCCGACCCTCAGGTGCAGCAAAACGCCGCCATCCGCCTGCTCGGCCTCAGCCGAGAGCAGGTCAGCAGCCAGGCCAGCGACATCATCTTCGGCCAGCTTCGCCAGGTCATCGCCTCGATGACGATCGAGGACATCAACCGCGACCGCGAAAAATTCCTCGAAAACATCCAGCTCTCGCTCGAACCCGAACTGAACAAGATCGGCCTGGTGCTGATCAACGTCAACATCACCGACCTGACCGATGACTCCGGCTACATCGAGGCCATCGGCCGCAAGGCCGCCAGCACAGCGGTCAACCAGGCCGAGATCGACGTGGCCGAGCAGCAGAAGAAAGGCTCGATCGGCGTGGCCCGCGCCGAGCAAGAGCAGGCCGTCGAGGTCGCCAATGCTCAGAAGTTCCGCGAAATCGGTACCAAGACCGCCGAACGCGACCGCACCCTCGAAGTTGCCGAGCTGAACCGAACCCAGCAGGTCGGCGTCGAAACCGCCCGATTCCAGCAGGAAGCCAGCGTCAAGCAGGCCGAGCGCGACATGCGCATCCAGCTTGCCGACGCCGACGCTCAGGCCATCTCCGGCGAAAACTCGGCCAAGGCCAAGGTCGCCGCCAGCAACGCCGAGCTGAACGTCAAGCAGGCCGAAGCCTACCAGATTGGCGAAACCCGCAAGCGAGAAGCCGAGGCCGCCGTCGCCGAGGCCCAGTACCGCGCCCAGGCCAAGGCGGCGCTGGCCGAGGCCGAAAAGGTCGAGGCCGAACAGCGCGCCAAGCTCGAAGCCCAGGCCAAGGCCGAAAAGGCCCGGATCATCGTCGACGCCGAGGCCGCCGCCGAACGCCGACGCCTCGAAGCCCGAGCCGAGGCCGACGCCATCTTCGCCCAACTCGAAGCCGAGGCCCGCGGCCAGTACGAACAGCTCGCCAAGAAGGCCGAAGGCCTCAAGGCCATCGTCGACGCCTGCGGAGGCCCGCAAGCCGCCTTCCAGATGCTCATGCTTGAACACCTCGACAAACTCTCCGAAACCGCTGCCCAGGCCATCTCGAACATCAAGTTCGACAAGGTCGTCGTCTGGGATTCCGGCGCCAACGGCCACAACGGCGACGGCTCCGGCACCGGCGCCACCGCCGGATTCCTTCGCAACATGGCCCACACCCTGCCCCCGATGCTCCAGATCATGCAGGAAATCGGCGGCGTGAAGATGCCCGACTACTTCGGCCAGGTCGTCAACAGCGACTCCGACCGCCCCGACGAGGCCGGAGCCGCCAACGGCACCGCTCCCGAACCCGCCGGCGCCTCGGCCGGCTCCCCTTCCTCCTCGTCCTCCGGAACCGAGGCCCGCGGTAACCGCTCCGGCTCCGGCTCAAAAGGCTCTGGAGGCAACCGCCCCCAGAAGGGATAG
- a CDS encoding NfeD family protein has product MSTFFMFCAILGGTILALQLGLTLLGIGGDLGGEGLDLPDLPDGDGADSTVGHDSGGFSDLAKRITFQGVVSFITFFGVGGLAAQGSGVSAPGSLLAAALVGSLATAVLAFAFAGVRKLQGSGSIHMDNAVGEVGRVYLRVPGGNGGVGKVIVPVQGRSEEVRAVTSGPELRPGEAVVVVHAIDDRTLEVVAQSAYVAKTASLAE; this is encoded by the coding sequence ATGAGCACCTTTTTTATGTTTTGCGCGATCCTGGGCGGCACGATTCTCGCGCTGCAACTCGGGCTGACGCTGCTGGGAATTGGCGGCGACCTCGGCGGCGAGGGGCTCGACCTGCCCGACCTGCCCGATGGCGACGGCGCCGACTCGACCGTCGGGCACGATTCGGGCGGCTTCTCCGACCTGGCCAAGCGCATCACCTTCCAGGGCGTCGTGTCGTTCATCACCTTCTTCGGCGTCGGCGGTCTGGCGGCGCAGGGCTCGGGCGTCTCGGCGCCGGGCAGCCTGCTGGCGGCGGCGCTCGTCGGATCGCTGGCGACGGCGGTCCTGGCCTTTGCCTTCGCCGGGGTCCGGAAGCTCCAGGGCAGCGGCTCGATCCACATGGACAACGCCGTGGGAGAAGTCGGCCGGGTCTACCTGCGGGTGCCGGGCGGCAACGGCGGCGTCGGCAAGGTGATCGTCCCCGTCCAGGGACGATCCGAGGAGGTCCGCGCCGTCACCTCCGGCCCCGAGCTTCGCCCGGGAGAGGCGGTCGTGGTGGTCCATGCCATCGACGACCGCACGCTCGAAGTCGTGGCTCAATCGGCCTATGTGGCCAAAACCGCCTCCCTTGCGGAGTAG
- a CDS encoding FliA/WhiG family RNA polymerase sigma factor: MTAKVDVDVAELWRQFKEHPTTDLRNRLVERYLPLVKYNAERIWQRLPEGVDLDDLISAGVFGLMDAIDAFDLNRGVKFETYCVPRIRGAMLDELRTMDWVPRLVRAKATKMEEARKALEAEHGRPPTDRELAEKLGLSMAEYEKMAMDANAVGLISLNKKWYETDSYKDVREIDILEDKKGEDPTGRLQRKDLMRMVTKGLNRNERLIIILYYYEELTMKEIGATLDLSESRVSQMHSSIIQRLQSQLNGRRPEFGT, encoded by the coding sequence ATGACAGCCAAGGTGGACGTGGATGTCGCTGAACTCTGGCGACAATTCAAGGAACACCCGACCACCGACCTGCGGAACCGGCTCGTTGAGCGCTATCTGCCGCTGGTCAAGTACAACGCCGAGCGTATCTGGCAGCGCCTGCCCGAGGGGGTCGATCTGGACGACCTCATCTCCGCCGGCGTGTTCGGCCTGATGGACGCCATCGACGCCTTCGACCTGAACCGAGGCGTCAAGTTTGAAACCTACTGTGTCCCCCGCATCCGCGGCGCGATGCTCGACGAGCTGCGCACGATGGACTGGGTTCCTCGGCTCGTTCGAGCCAAGGCGACCAAGATGGAGGAGGCTCGCAAGGCGCTCGAAGCTGAGCACGGCCGCCCCCCCACCGATCGCGAGCTTGCCGAAAAACTCGGCCTGAGCATGGCCGAATACGAAAAAATGGCCATGGACGCCAACGCCGTCGGCCTTATCTCGCTGAACAAGAAGTGGTACGAAACCGACAGCTATAAAGACGTTCGAGAAATCGACATTCTCGAAGATAAGAAGGGTGAAGACCCCACCGGACGACTTCAGCGCAAAGACCTGATGCGCATGGTCACCAAGGGGCTGAACCGGAATGAACGCCTGATTATTATTCTCTATTATTATGAAGAACTGACGATGAAGGAGATCGGCGCGACGCTCGACCTGTCCGAGTCGCGGGTCTCTCAGATGCATTCCTCGATCATTCAGCGGCTTCAGTCGCAACTGAACGGCCGCCGACCCGAGTTTGGCACCTGA
- a CDS encoding P-loop NTPase: MSDQADGLRSLFKNRSTPPGLRADQAALPAPPHKARTLLITSGKGGVGTSNLTLNLAVALGGMGRRVVLIDADAGLANLDLLCGLALDRDLGDAMADDRPLAGTIVDGPESIRFLSGVHAARAGDEAVDHARERLAAELPDISRETEADFILIDGGSGLGPSGSVLADAVDQVVVVASPEPTALADAQAVVARLRRRPGGGPPIRSVIGQARSSAEAIEALDRLASACRSFLGAAVRPIGPGFVRFDPKVPTAVRRRRPFLLDAPGCEASRCVKRLARALAAEADEALGLAPQRSGLLSALTGRKTPKMAVR, from the coding sequence ATGTCGGATCAAGCTGATGGTCTTCGCTCGCTGTTCAAGAATCGATCGACCCCTCCCGGCCTCCGCGCCGATCAGGCGGCGCTGCCCGCGCCGCCGCACAAGGCGCGAACACTGCTGATTACCAGCGGCAAGGGCGGGGTCGGCACCTCGAACCTGACGTTGAACCTTGCGGTCGCGCTGGGGGGGATGGGCCGCCGGGTCGTGCTGATCGACGCCGACGCGGGGCTGGCGAACCTCGATCTGCTGTGCGGGCTGGCCCTCGACCGCGACCTGGGAGACGCGATGGCCGACGACCGGCCGCTGGCGGGGACGATCGTTGATGGCCCGGAGTCGATCCGGTTCCTCTCGGGCGTGCATGCCGCTCGGGCCGGTGACGAGGCCGTGGACCACGCCCGGGAACGGCTGGCGGCCGAACTGCCCGACATTTCCCGAGAGACCGAGGCCGACTTCATTCTGATCGACGGCGGCTCGGGCCTTGGCCCAAGCGGCTCGGTGCTGGCCGACGCGGTCGATCAGGTGGTGGTGGTCGCCTCTCCCGAACCGACGGCGCTGGCCGATGCCCAGGCGGTCGTCGCCCGGTTGCGACGCCGCCCCGGTGGCGGCCCGCCGATCCGATCGGTGATCGGCCAGGCCCGATCGAGCGCCGAGGCGATCGAAGCGCTTGACCGCCTTGCCTCGGCCTGCCGGTCGTTCCTGGGGGCGGCCGTGCGGCCGATCGGCCCCGGGTTTGTCCGGTTCGACCCGAAAGTTCCGACGGCTGTGCGCCGTCGACGCCCGTTTTTGCTCGATGCCCCCGGCTGCGAAGCCTCTCGCTGCGTCAAGCGGCTGGCTCGCGCCCTGGCCGCCGAGGCCGACGAGGCCCTCGGTCTGGCCCCCCAACGTTCCGGGTTGCTGTCGGCCCTGACGGGCCGCAAGACGCCCAAAATGGCGGTTCGCTAA
- the flhF gene encoding flagellar biosynthesis protein FlhF, giving the protein MSPTSPRTYRAGTLKEALSRVRRDLGGSAVILGTREVRRRRLLGLGERELIEVTAAPPEDRNGRPRIAPTREDATARPRLASVGVREVDPPPPIRSALDDRLGQLHETVEELSRSGSIEHLLMDVPAWLATTYAHLLDLDVPEPMARRLVRVVADAVEPDEAHQPEALAKALRIAVAQSLSIAPPIAGLPGARRVVALVGPTGVGKTTTVAKLAANAKLALGLRVGLVTVDTYRIAAVEQLRTYAEIIDLPLAVADAPDRILGALSDLGPVDLALIDTAGRSPRDEVKIRELADFLAMARPDEIHLVLSAVSGEKSLHAVVERFAPLGFDRLILTKLDEADRLGALLGVVSRAGRPVSYLTIGQGVPDDIEAADRDRLAALILGQEVVIG; this is encoded by the coding sequence ATGTCTCCGACCAGCCCTCGAACCTATCGCGCCGGTACGCTGAAGGAGGCCCTGTCGAGGGTCCGCCGCGACCTGGGCGGTTCGGCGGTGATCCTGGGGACGCGAGAGGTGAGACGCCGACGGTTGCTCGGCCTGGGGGAACGGGAGCTGATCGAGGTGACGGCCGCTCCGCCCGAGGATCGGAACGGTCGGCCGCGGATCGCTCCGACTCGAGAGGACGCAACGGCTCGGCCCCGCCTGGCTTCGGTCGGCGTGCGGGAGGTCGATCCGCCGCCCCCGATCCGATCGGCGCTCGACGATCGGCTGGGCCAATTGCACGAAACGGTGGAGGAGCTGAGCCGCTCCGGAAGCATTGAACACCTGTTAATGGACGTGCCCGCCTGGCTGGCCACGACGTACGCCCATCTGCTCGACCTGGACGTGCCCGAGCCGATGGCCCGGCGGCTGGTTCGCGTGGTGGCCGACGCGGTTGAGCCGGACGAGGCGCACCAGCCGGAAGCCCTGGCCAAGGCGCTCCGCATTGCGGTCGCTCAGAGTCTTTCGATCGCTCCGCCGATTGCCGGTCTGCCGGGGGCCCGGCGAGTGGTGGCGCTGGTCGGCCCGACCGGAGTTGGCAAAACGACGACCGTGGCCAAGCTGGCGGCCAACGCCAAGCTGGCGCTCGGGTTGCGGGTCGGTCTGGTGACCGTGGATACGTACCGGATCGCGGCGGTGGAGCAACTGCGGACGTACGCCGAGATCATCGACCTGCCGCTGGCCGTGGCCGACGCGCCCGACCGGATTCTCGGCGCCCTTTCAGACCTTGGGCCGGTGGATCTGGCCTTGATCGACACGGCTGGACGCTCGCCGCGCGACGAGGTGAAGATCCGGGAACTGGCCGATTTTCTCGCAATGGCCCGTCCTGACGAAATCCACCTTGTCCTTTCGGCCGTCTCAGGCGAAAAGAGCCTCCACGCCGTGGTCGAGCGGTTCGCACCGCTCGGCTTCGACCGCCTGATCCTCACCAAGCTCGACGAGGCCGACCGCCTCGGAGCGCTCCTTGGTGTCGTTTCCCGAGCCGGCCGACCCGTCAGCTACCTGACCATCGGCCAGGGGGTGCCCGACGACATCGAGGCCGCCGACCGCGACCGCCTCGCCGCCCTGATTCTGGGGCAGGAGGTCGTGATCGGATGA
- a CDS encoding iron-containing alcohol dehydrogenase family protein, producing MSGWRTQVGIPSFVRIKPGALDRLGLYAARHKHRRIALIVSEGLPAAIVARAEHALKAEGASAVDRIDSGEASFEAASALFAALPRDADAIIGLGGGKALDVAKYVAFLVGKPSYAVPTSLSNDGFCSPQSSLTLRGDRRSLPAALPFAVVVDTTVCLGAPKPLWWSGVGDLAAKVTAVKDWKLSYHATGEPVDDFAALLSDATVAQFFSRPTLDDEGMRLLGTALMLNGIAMAVCGSSRPASGAEHLISHALDALSARPRLHGLQVGVATYLVSHLQGEGTARIADAFDRTGFWDGIRADPFLASEWIDAVRRAPTINPGRFTILSSRDCVGEVRDLIATDDRLKGCFLP from the coding sequence ATGAGCGGCTGGCGCACTCAGGTTGGAATCCCCTCCTTCGTTCGGATCAAGCCCGGAGCGCTCGACCGCCTCGGCCTCTACGCCGCCCGGCACAAGCACCGCCGGATCGCCCTGATCGTCAGCGAAGGGCTGCCGGCCGCGATCGTCGCGCGGGCCGAACACGCCCTGAAGGCCGAAGGTGCCTCGGCGGTCGACCGGATCGACTCCGGCGAGGCCAGTTTCGAGGCCGCCTCGGCCCTCTTTGCCGCCTTGCCCCGAGACGCCGATGCCATCATCGGCCTCGGCGGCGGCAAGGCGCTCGACGTGGCCAAGTACGTTGCCTTCCTCGTCGGCAAGCCAAGCTACGCCGTGCCCACCTCCCTCTCCAACGACGGCTTCTGCTCTCCCCAGTCGAGCCTCACCCTGCGCGGCGATCGCCGATCGCTGCCCGCGGCCTTGCCGTTCGCGGTGGTCGTCGATACGACCGTCTGCCTCGGCGCTCCGAAGCCCCTCTGGTGGTCCGGCGTCGGCGACCTCGCCGCCAAGGTCACGGCCGTCAAGGACTGGAAGCTCTCCTACCACGCCACCGGCGAGCCGGTCGACGACTTCGCCGCCTTGCTCTCCGACGCGACCGTCGCTCAGTTCTTCTCCCGACCGACCCTCGACGACGAAGGGATGCGCCTGCTCGGCACTGCCCTGATGCTCAACGGCATCGCGATGGCCGTCTGCGGTTCCTCTCGACCCGCCAGCGGCGCCGAGCACCTCATCTCGCACGCCCTCGACGCCCTGTCCGCTCGCCCCCGCTTGCACGGGCTTCAGGTCGGCGTCGCCACCTACCTCGTCAGCCATCTGCAAGGGGAAGGGACCGCCCGCATCGCCGATGCCTTCGACCGTACCGGCTTCTGGGATGGCATCCGCGCCGACCCGTTCCTCGCCTCTGAGTGGATCGACGCCGTTCGCCGCGCCCCGACCATCAACCCCGGCCGCTTCACCATCCTCTCCTCCCGCGACTGCGTCGGCGAGGTCCGCGACCTGATCGCCACCGACGATCGCCTGAAAGGATGCTTTCTCCCGTGA
- a CDS encoding HAD-IB family phosphatase, whose translation MRYPSILVTDFDGTLTSQDYYRLVRDRLVPDDTPDYWSLYRNGQLTHFEALRAYFAAARPDEPTHLALVDLMGLDPNLAQSVAALNEQGWKVVVVSNGCQWYIDRLLRQAGVDLEVHANPGALEGGRLAMHWPTDTLYPSKQTGIDKAAVIRAYLEEGRTVAFAGDGATDVAPALLVPPNRRFARADLAEGLREQNASFRPFERWSEVANALLESTGEAS comes from the coding sequence GTGCGCTACCCCTCGATCCTCGTCACCGACTTCGATGGCACCCTCACGTCCCAGGACTACTACAGGCTCGTCCGCGACCGTCTCGTGCCCGACGACACCCCCGACTACTGGTCGCTCTACCGCAACGGCCAGCTCACCCACTTCGAGGCGCTTCGGGCCTACTTCGCCGCCGCCCGGCCCGACGAGCCGACCCACCTCGCCCTCGTCGACCTCATGGGGCTCGACCCGAACCTGGCCCAATCCGTCGCCGCCCTGAACGAGCAGGGCTGGAAGGTGGTGGTCGTTTCCAACGGCTGCCAGTGGTACATCGACCGCTTGCTCCGTCAGGCCGGGGTCGATCTGGAGGTACACGCCAACCCCGGCGCCCTCGAAGGGGGCCGCCTGGCCATGCACTGGCCGACTGACACCCTTTACCCCTCGAAGCAGACCGGCATCGACAAGGCGGCCGTCATCCGGGCCTACCTCGAAGAAGGCCGCACGGTCGCCTTTGCCGGCGACGGCGCGACCGACGTCGCCCCGGCGCTGCTCGTGCCCCCCAATCGCCGCTTCGCCCGCGCCGACCTGGCCGAAGGGCTCCGCGAGCAGAACGCCTCGTTCCGCCCCTTCGAACGCTGGTCCGAGGTCGCCAACGCCCTGCTCGAATCCACCGGGGAGGCATCATGA
- a CDS encoding flagellar biosynthesis protein FlhA: MSASAPLRKTSIGRSALTDAALPVAIVGAIFVLIVPLPPGVLDLLLAGNIALAVLVLLTTLSVRSPLEFSAFPTILLTTALSRLVLNVATTRLILTRGGEHGLDAAGGVIRAFGRFVAGDEVIVGAVIFLILVAIQFLVITKGAGRIGEVAARFMLDGMPGKQMAIDADLHAGVIDASEAAHRRVEVQRQADFFASMDGAGKFVRGDAVAALVITVINILGGLVIGVARSGMAPLDAVDVFTKLTIGDGLVAQIPAFLTALAAGLIVTRSSGETDLGQDVVGQLLGRPEVLTISAGSLALLAFTELPMVPLLTIAAALGGGAFVVSRSRIEDDHPTEDAAPSPSPSRSSFSESRPAEPLPRSEPMPARGSEGAATVVEGQGERMEDLLHVDPLELEIGFRLIALADPTRGGDLLDRIRHVRHRVARELGLIVPQVRIRDEMGLTPNDYRIKIRGVVVGQGSAFVGRLLAVPPAGLTGPQVHGRDGIDPATGRPAVWIHSDGRDAAERSGCRIIEPSASIAEHFGEIVTRHADELMTHEQVGRLLDRARETSPALVIEVVPGMLRAGEVQRVLQNLLRERVSVRDLETILEALAEHAGRTRDIDELTECVRRALGRRITQQYLGLDGRLRVVTVDSALDARLSHAARENDRPAEALGDDAARGVVRAVADGVAAAVAGGVPPVILCSAESRPVLKDLTRADLPRLVVLSRREVPRDTPIEIIGTVVEQSDGLERSAVLPESVLTHTASSSPILRGPHAAIAPRGSSVGSGSASSEETPDQWSGGHRP; encoded by the coding sequence ATGTCGGCGTCCGCCCCGCTTCGCAAGACCTCGATCGGCCGATCGGCCCTGACCGACGCGGCCTTGCCGGTGGCGATCGTCGGGGCGATCTTCGTGCTGATCGTGCCCTTGCCGCCGGGAGTGCTCGACCTGCTGCTGGCCGGGAATATCGCGCTGGCGGTGCTGGTCTTGCTGACGACGCTGTCGGTGCGGTCGCCGCTCGAATTCAGCGCCTTTCCGACGATCCTGCTGACGACCGCCCTGTCTCGGCTTGTGCTGAACGTGGCGACGACCCGGTTGATTCTGACCCGAGGGGGCGAGCATGGGCTCGACGCCGCCGGCGGGGTGATTCGGGCGTTCGGGCGATTCGTCGCCGGAGACGAGGTGATTGTCGGCGCGGTGATTTTCCTGATCCTCGTCGCCATCCAGTTCCTCGTGATTACGAAAGGGGCCGGGCGGATTGGCGAGGTGGCCGCGCGGTTCATGCTCGACGGGATGCCCGGCAAGCAGATGGCAATTGACGCCGACTTGCACGCCGGGGTGATCGACGCCTCAGAGGCCGCCCACCGCCGGGTGGAAGTGCAGCGTCAGGCCGACTTCTTCGCCAGCATGGACGGTGCGGGCAAGTTCGTTCGCGGAGACGCCGTCGCGGCGCTGGTGATCACGGTCATCAACATCCTGGGCGGCCTGGTGATCGGCGTGGCCCGATCGGGGATGGCGCCGCTGGATGCGGTGGACGTTTTCACGAAATTGACCATCGGCGACGGTCTGGTCGCGCAGATTCCGGCCTTCCTGACGGCCCTGGCCGCGGGGTTGATCGTGACCCGGTCGTCGGGCGAAACGGATCTGGGTCAGGACGTGGTCGGTCAGTTGCTGGGACGGCCGGAGGTGCTGACCATCTCGGCCGGATCGCTCGCCTTGCTGGCCTTCACCGAGCTGCCGATGGTGCCGCTGCTGACGATCGCCGCCGCTCTGGGGGGCGGTGCGTTCGTGGTGTCTCGATCCCGAATTGAGGACGATCACCCGACCGAAGACGCGGCCCCGAGTCCGAGTCCGTCCCGATCGTCCTTCTCCGAATCCCGACCGGCCGAACCCTTGCCCCGATCCGAGCCGATGCCGGCGAGGGGGAGCGAAGGGGCCGCCACGGTGGTCGAAGGCCAGGGGGAACGGATGGAGGACCTCCTTCATGTCGATCCGCTGGAGCTGGAGATCGGGTTCCGCCTGATCGCCCTGGCCGATCCGACCCGAGGGGGCGACCTGCTCGACCGTATCCGGCATGTGCGGCATCGCGTGGCCCGGGAACTCGGCCTGATCGTTCCGCAGGTCCGCATCCGGGACGAGATGGGCCTGACGCCAAACGATTATCGGATCAAGATTCGAGGGGTTGTGGTGGGGCAAGGATCGGCCTTCGTCGGGCGATTGCTTGCCGTGCCTCCCGCTGGCTTGACCGGCCCCCAGGTTCACGGCCGAGACGGGATCGACCCCGCCACCGGGCGCCCGGCCGTCTGGATTCATAGCGACGGCCGAGACGCCGCCGAACGCTCCGGATGCCGGATCATCGAACCTTCGGCCTCGATTGCCGAGCACTTCGGCGAGATCGTGACCCGACACGCCGATGAGCTGATGACCCACGAACAGGTTGGCCGACTGCTCGACCGCGCCCGGGAGACGTCGCCCGCGCTGGTGATCGAAGTTGTGCCGGGCATGCTCCGCGCCGGAGAGGTGCAGCGTGTCTTGCAAAATCTCTTGCGAGAACGGGTGAGTGTGCGCGACCTGGAAACGATTCTCGAAGCCCTGGCCGAACACGCCGGCCGAACCCGAGACATCGACGAGTTGACCGAGTGCGTCCGCCGCGCATTGGGGCGACGGATCACGCAGCAGTATCTTGGCCTCGACGGCCGCTTGCGAGTGGTGACGGTGGATTCGGCACTCGATGCTCGGCTGTCTCACGCCGCCCGGGAGAACGACCGGCCCGCCGAGGCCCTGGGCGACGATGCCGCCCGAGGAGTGGTGCGGGCGGTGGCCGATGGGGTGGCCGCGGCCGTGGCCGGCGGAGTGCCGCCGGTGATCCTCTGCTCGGCCGAGTCTCGCCCGGTGCTCAAGGATCTGACCCGAGCCGACCTGCCCCGGCTGGTGGTGCTCAGCCGCCGCGAGGTGCCCCGAGACACGCCGATCGAGATCATCGGCACGGTCGTCGAACAGTCGGACGGGCTCGAACGATCGGCGGTGCTTCCCGAATCGGTTCTGACGCACACGGCCAGCTCCAGCCCGATTCTGCGAGGCCCGCACGCGGCGATCGCTCCGCGAGGGTCGTCGGTCGGGTCGGGCTCTGCGTCGTCGGAAGAGACCCCGGATCAGTGGTCGGGAGGTCATCGGCCGTGA